One Natrinema longum genomic window carries:
- a CDS encoding HAD family hydrolase translates to MTEYDAVVYDLDGTLVDLDVDWNAVAVDVSAVYERANVEPPGDGLWEMLETASDVGLAAEVESAIAAHEHRGARTSTRLTHADELLERSLPAGVCSLNCERACRIALEEHALAPAVAAVVGRDTVGTWKPDPEPLLATVRRLGVEPEGALFIGDSARDRQTAQRAGVDFEFVGDGPSGV, encoded by the coding sequence GTGACCGAGTACGACGCAGTCGTCTACGATCTCGACGGGACCCTCGTCGATCTCGACGTCGACTGGAACGCCGTCGCCGTCGACGTCTCCGCCGTCTACGAGCGTGCGAACGTCGAACCGCCCGGCGACGGGCTCTGGGAGATGCTCGAGACCGCGTCCGACGTCGGACTGGCTGCCGAGGTCGAGTCAGCGATCGCCGCCCACGAACACAGGGGGGCACGGACCTCGACTCGGCTCACGCACGCCGACGAACTTCTCGAGCGATCGCTGCCGGCGGGCGTCTGCTCGCTGAACTGCGAGCGAGCCTGCCGGATCGCGCTCGAGGAACACGCGCTCGCGCCGGCAGTGGCTGCCGTCGTCGGGCGTGACACGGTCGGGACGTGGAAGCCCGATCCGGAGCCGTTGCTCGCGACGGTTCGTCGACTCGGCGTCGAGCCGGAGGGGGCCCTGTTCATCGGGGATTCCGCGCGGGATCGGCAGACGGCACAACGAGCGGGTGTCGACTTCGAGTTCGTTGGCGACGGTCCCTCGGGCGTTTGA
- a CDS encoding dihydrodipicolinate synthase family protein, translating to MVDQEPGAADPLSLRGVVPPTVTAFHDDESVDYDRTADHARFVVDRGVHGVFPLGTNGEFPLLSGDERDRVVTAVVEEVGDEVPVIAGVGAPSTYQTVAHAEHAESVGADGLVVVTPYYYPLDREGTLEHYRRVADAVSLPVYVYHIPSKTGNELPLETLAELAERDVVVGVKDSSKDVPWLAQAIDRNPELTFLAGSDSLIFTGLEIGCSGAVSAVANAFPELVVECYEAFTDGDEDRAQELQSTIFDVRDAFKTGGAYMSGVKTALRMREFDVGPLRSPLRLKDDDSAAELREGLADLDGVLDGRLGSH from the coding sequence ATGGTCGATCAGGAGCCCGGCGCTGCCGATCCACTGTCGCTTCGTGGCGTCGTCCCGCCGACCGTCACCGCGTTTCACGACGACGAATCCGTCGATTACGATCGCACCGCCGACCACGCCCGATTCGTCGTCGACCGGGGTGTCCACGGCGTCTTCCCGCTCGGAACCAACGGCGAATTTCCGCTGTTGTCCGGCGACGAACGCGACCGGGTCGTCACGGCCGTCGTCGAGGAAGTCGGCGACGAGGTCCCGGTCATCGCCGGCGTCGGCGCGCCGAGTACCTACCAAACCGTCGCCCACGCCGAACACGCCGAGTCGGTCGGCGCGGACGGACTCGTCGTCGTCACGCCCTACTACTACCCGCTGGATCGTGAGGGAACCCTCGAGCACTACCGCCGCGTCGCCGACGCCGTCTCCCTCCCGGTCTACGTCTACCACATCCCGAGCAAGACCGGCAACGAACTGCCACTCGAGACCCTGGCCGAACTCGCCGAACGCGACGTCGTCGTGGGCGTCAAAGACTCGAGCAAGGACGTCCCCTGGCTCGCACAGGCGATCGACCGCAACCCCGAGTTGACCTTCCTCGCGGGCTCGGACTCGCTGATCTTTACCGGGCTCGAGATCGGCTGTTCGGGCGCGGTCAGCGCCGTCGCCAACGCGTTCCCGGAGCTCGTCGTCGAGTGCTACGAGGCCTTCACCGACGGCGACGAGGACCGCGCCCAGGAGCTCCAGAGCACGATCTTCGATGTCCGGGACGCGTTCAAAACCGGCGGCGCGTACATGTCCGGCGTCAAGACCGCACTCCGGATGCGGGAGTTCGACGTCGGCCCGCTGCGGAGTCCCCTCCGGCTCAAAGACGACGACTCCGCCGCCGAACTTCGGGAGGGCCTCGCGGACCTCGATGGCGTTCTCGACGGGCGCTTGGGGAGTCACTGA
- the panB gene encoding 3-methyl-2-oxobutanoate hydroxymethyltransferase, which yields MPSVRDIRAKAGEEPITMLTAYDAPTASIVDEAGVDIILVGDSLGNTSLGYETTLPVTVDDMARHTGAVARATDDALVVADMPFLSIGVDEAASIENAGRMLKEEEAHGVKLECGPHTVDLTEKLVELGIPVMGHLGLTPQHVNQYGGYPRQGTDQEAAERILELAEAHEAAGVFSLVLEHVPSNLAADVTAALEIPTIGIGAGPDCDGQVLVVDDAVGLSEWSPSFSKQFGNVRAEMESAVGEYVSAVESGEFPADEHSHEESDLEEIY from the coding sequence ATGCCTAGCGTGCGGGATATCAGGGCGAAAGCGGGCGAGGAACCGATCACGATGCTGACGGCCTACGACGCACCCACGGCGTCGATCGTCGACGAGGCCGGCGTCGACATCATTCTCGTCGGGGACAGCCTCGGCAACACCAGCCTGGGGTACGAGACGACGCTTCCGGTGACCGTCGACGACATGGCCCGTCATACCGGTGCCGTCGCACGGGCGACCGACGATGCGCTCGTCGTCGCCGACATGCCGTTTCTCTCGATCGGCGTCGACGAGGCAGCGAGTATCGAGAACGCCGGCCGGATGCTCAAAGAGGAGGAGGCTCACGGCGTCAAACTCGAGTGTGGGCCCCACACCGTCGATCTGACCGAGAAGTTGGTCGAACTCGGGATTCCCGTGATGGGGCACCTCGGACTGACGCCCCAGCACGTCAACCAGTACGGCGGCTATCCCCGACAGGGGACGGACCAGGAGGCCGCCGAACGCATCCTCGAGCTGGCCGAGGCTCACGAGGCGGCCGGCGTGTTCTCGCTCGTCCTCGAGCACGTGCCGTCGAACCTGGCGGCCGACGTGACGGCGGCACTGGAGATTCCGACGATCGGGATCGGTGCCGGCCCGGACTGCGACGGACAGGTACTCGTGGTCGACGACGCGGTCGGGCTCAGCGAGTGGTCGCCGTCGTTCTCGAAACAGTTCGGGAACGTCCGAGCGGAGATGGAATCCGCGGTCGGCGAGTACGTCTCGGCGGTCGAATCCGGCGAGTTCCCCGCCGACGAACACAGCCACGAGGAGAGCGACCTCGAGGAGATTTACTGA
- a CDS encoding CDC48 family AAA ATPase yields MKLTVKPLKQKDAGRGLAAIDRVSMTELDLENGDYVVISGNGDGQAVARVWPGYPEDEGRGIVRIDGRLRQEADVGIDDNVSIEPADVKPAKSVTVALPQNLRIRGDIGPLVRDKLSGQAVTEGQTVPFSLSFGPMASSGQSVPLKIASTSPSGTVVITDSTSIEVSETPAEQVSSGGPASADGVPNVTYEDIGGLDNELDQVREMIELPMRHPELFQQLGIEPPKGVLLHGPPGTGKTLMAKAVANEIDAHFETISGPEIMSKYYGESEEKLREVFEEAEENAPAIVFIDELDSIAAKREDAGGDVERRVVAQLLSLMDGLEERGRVTVIAATNRVDDIDPALRRGGRFDREIEIGVPDKEGRKEILQVHTRGMPLDEGIDLEQYAENTHGFVGADLESLARESAMNALRRIRPDLDLESQEIDADVLESLQVTEGDFKEALKGIQPSAMREVFVEVPDVTWNDVGGLEDTKERLRETIQWPLDYPDVFEQLDMQAAKGVLMYGPPGTGKTLLAKAVANEAQSNFISIKGPELLNKYVGESEKGVREVFEKARSNAPTVIFFDEIDSIAGERGQRQGDSGVGERVVSQLLTELDGLEELEDVVVIATTNRPDLIDSALLRPGRLDRHVHVPVPDEDGRKKIFDVHTRNKPLAESVDLEWLAGKTEGYVGADIEALCREASMAASREFINSVDPEDMNDTLGNVRIGREHFEHALEEVKPSVTPETREEYEELEEKLQQAEPGEGQDEQLGRTFQ; encoded by the coding sequence ATGAAACTTACTGTAAAACCACTGAAGCAAAAGGACGCGGGTCGCGGACTGGCCGCGATCGACCGTGTCTCGATGACCGAACTCGACCTCGAGAACGGAGATTACGTCGTTATCTCGGGCAACGGCGACGGACAGGCCGTCGCTCGCGTCTGGCCCGGCTACCCCGAAGACGAGGGACGCGGTATCGTCCGCATCGACGGCCGCCTGCGCCAGGAGGCCGACGTCGGGATCGACGACAACGTCAGTATCGAACCGGCGGACGTCAAACCCGCCAAATCGGTCACCGTCGCACTCCCACAGAACCTGCGGATCCGCGGCGATATCGGTCCACTCGTCCGCGACAAGCTGAGCGGACAGGCCGTCACTGAGGGGCAGACGGTACCGTTCTCGCTCTCCTTTGGGCCGATGGCCAGTTCCGGTCAGTCGGTTCCGCTGAAGATCGCGAGCACCTCGCCGTCGGGAACCGTCGTCATCACGGACTCGACGAGCATCGAAGTCTCCGAGACGCCCGCCGAGCAGGTGAGCTCCGGCGGCCCCGCCTCTGCCGACGGCGTCCCGAACGTCACCTACGAGGACATCGGCGGCCTGGACAACGAACTCGACCAGGTCCGCGAGATGATCGAACTGCCGATGCGCCACCCCGAGCTGTTCCAGCAGTTGGGCATCGAGCCGCCCAAAGGTGTCCTCCTGCACGGCCCACCGGGGACCGGGAAGACCCTGATGGCCAAGGCCGTCGCCAACGAGATCGACGCCCACTTCGAGACGATCTCCGGCCCGGAGATCATGTCGAAGTATTACGGCGAGAGCGAGGAGAAGCTCCGCGAGGTCTTCGAAGAAGCCGAGGAGAACGCCCCCGCGATCGTCTTCATCGACGAACTCGACTCGATCGCGGCGAAACGCGAGGACGCCGGCGGCGACGTCGAACGACGCGTCGTGGCCCAACTGCTCAGCCTGATGGACGGCCTCGAGGAACGGGGCCGGGTGACGGTCATCGCGGCGACCAACCGCGTCGACGACATCGATCCCGCGCTCCGGCGTGGCGGCCGATTCGACCGCGAGATCGAGATCGGCGTCCCCGACAAGGAGGGCCGCAAGGAGATCCTGCAGGTCCACACCCGGGGGATGCCCCTCGACGAAGGGATCGACCTCGAGCAATACGCCGAAAATACCCACGGCTTCGTGGGAGCCGACCTCGAGTCGCTGGCCCGCGAGAGCGCGATGAACGCGCTCCGGCGGATCCGCCCCGACCTCGACCTCGAGTCCCAGGAGATCGACGCCGACGTCCTCGAGTCCCTGCAGGTCACTGAAGGTGACTTCAAGGAGGCGCTCAAGGGCATTCAACCCTCCGCGATGCGGGAGGTCTTCGTCGAAGTCCCCGACGTCACCTGGAACGACGTCGGCGGCCTCGAGGACACCAAAGAGCGACTCCGCGAGACGATCCAGTGGCCACTCGACTACCCCGACGTGTTCGAGCAACTGGACATGCAGGCCGCCAAAGGCGTCCTCATGTACGGTCCGCCGGGCACCGGGAAGACCCTGCTCGCGAAGGCCGTCGCCAACGAGGCCCAGTCGAACTTCATCTCGATCAAGGGACCCGAGTTGCTGAACAAGTACGTCGGCGAGTCCGAGAAGGGCGTCCGCGAGGTCTTCGAGAAGGCCCGGTCGAACGCGCCGACCGTGATCTTCTTCGACGAGATCGACTCGATCGCGGGCGAACGCGGCCAACGCCAGGGCGACTCCGGCGTCGGCGAACGCGTCGTCTCCCAGCTCCTGACCGAGCTCGATGGGCTCGAGGAGCTCGAGGACGTCGTCGTCATCGCGACGACCAACCGGCCGGACCTAATCGACAGCGCCCTGCTGCGCCCCGGTCGCCTCGACCGCCACGTCCACGTGCCGGTTCCCGACGAGGACGGTCGCAAGAAGATCTTCGACGTCCACACCCGCAACAAGCCGCTGGCCGAGTCCGTCGACCTCGAGTGGCTCGCGGGCAAGACGGAGGGCTACGTCGGTGCCGACATCGAGGCGCTCTGCCGCGAGGCCTCGATGGCCGCCAGCCGCGAATTCATCAACTCGGTCGACCCCGAGGACATGAACGACACCCTCGGAAACGTCCGCATCGGCCGCGAGCACTTCGAGCACGCGCTCGAGGAAGTCAAGCCGAGCGTCACCCCCGAAACCCGCGAGGAGTACGAGGAACTCGAAGAAAAGCTCCAGCAGGCCGAACCCGGAGAGGGACAGGACGAACAGCTCGGACGGACCTTCCAGTAA
- a CDS encoding DUF5822 domain-containing protein produces MPEPVETSSPDGVDYGWVMQTTFVATIIVGAPLVAVLSTTATLPTWADRAEFAIRVAAPVWLVTSLVVFAYAKRKRT; encoded by the coding sequence GTGCCAGAACCTGTCGAGACGAGTTCGCCCGACGGGGTCGACTACGGCTGGGTAATGCAGACGACGTTCGTCGCAACCATCATCGTCGGGGCACCGCTGGTCGCCGTGCTGTCGACGACCGCGACCCTGCCGACCTGGGCCGACCGCGCCGAGTTCGCGATCCGAGTCGCCGCTCCTGTCTGGTTAGTCACATCCCTGGTCGTGTTCGCCTACGCGAAACGAAAACGGACGTGA
- a CDS encoding DUF7127 family protein encodes MTLDQFTPEEGQVARRYEYDDSTVMAVDFGTDAADASVDLVDDTVIIVLDDDQHEIDLPANTETAHTFMKNGVLTIELEADR; translated from the coding sequence ATGACTCTCGACCAATTCACCCCCGAAGAGGGGCAGGTGGCCCGTCGATACGAGTACGACGACAGCACGGTGATGGCTGTCGACTTCGGTACCGACGCGGCCGACGCCTCGGTCGATCTCGTCGACGATACGGTTATTATCGTCCTCGATGACGACCAACACGAGATCGATCTCCCTGCGAATACCGAGACCGCGCACACGTTTATGAAAAACGGCGTTCTCACTATCGAACTGGAGGCAGACCGATGA
- a CDS encoding alpha/beta fold hydrolase, with protein sequence METVSHHGRETAYDVSDRGGEGPPICCVHGSGRSGEMWNGQRALAEAHPIVTIDLSGHGQSDDINASAGYTTLSAYADDVLAVAEATDAEILVGNSLGGAVVLQILLERPFDPEAAVLTGTGARLGVLDDLLAWLESDFERAVEFLHGPDRLFHDPDPEIRERSMERMDDCGQAVTRRDFLTCHQFDVRDRIDEIDTPTLVAYGEYDQLTPPWFHEYLADEIDDAGLAELEDAAHLAMIEQSAAFNGVVEEFLAGLDADRNRDWY encoded by the coding sequence ATGGAGACGGTATCACATCACGGTCGAGAGACGGCATACGACGTCAGTGATCGAGGTGGTGAGGGCCCCCCGATCTGTTGTGTTCACGGGAGTGGGAGATCGGGAGAGATGTGGAACGGACAACGGGCGCTTGCAGAGGCCCATCCGATCGTCACGATCGATCTCAGCGGTCACGGCCAGTCGGACGATATCAACGCGAGCGCCGGATACACGACGTTATCGGCGTACGCCGACGACGTGTTGGCCGTCGCGGAGGCGACGGACGCGGAGATCCTCGTCGGAAACTCGCTTGGCGGTGCCGTCGTTCTGCAGATCCTGCTCGAGCGTCCGTTCGATCCCGAAGCAGCCGTGCTGACGGGAACCGGCGCGCGACTCGGCGTCCTGGACGATCTGTTGGCGTGGCTCGAGTCCGACTTCGAGCGGGCCGTCGAGTTCCTGCATGGCCCGGATCGACTCTTCCACGACCCCGATCCGGAAATCCGGGAGCGATCGATGGAACGGATGGACGACTGCGGACAGGCGGTCACGCGTCGGGACTTCCTGACCTGCCACCAGTTCGACGTCCGCGATCGAATCGACGAGATCGATACGCCCACGCTCGTAGCGTACGGGGAGTACGATCAGCTGACGCCGCCGTGGTTTCACGAGTATCTCGCCGACGAAATCGACGATGCCGGGCTGGCCGAACTCGAGGACGCGGCACATCTGGCGATGATCGAGCAGTCTGCGGCGTTCAACGGAGTCGTCGAGGAGTTTCTGGCGGGACTCGATGCCGATCGGAACCGAGACTGGTACTAG
- a CDS encoding DUF7511 domain-containing protein has product MSHSSRDTCDRDSETDHAAGLQHVTVERAGIAVCTIFPRAVGEDATSTQWIAATADSFVALEGSR; this is encoded by the coding sequence ATGTCACACTCATCGAGGGACACCTGCGACCGCGACTCGGAGACCGATCACGCCGCGGGGCTCCAACACGTGACCGTCGAACGGGCCGGCATCGCAGTCTGTACGATCTTTCCGCGAGCGGTCGGCGAAGACGCGACATCGACGCAATGGATCGCGGCAACCGCCGATTCGTTCGTCGCGCTCGAGGGGAGCAGGTAA
- a CDS encoding helix-turn-helix domain-containing protein produces the protein MTTIAELSLSTDAFALAETLQQRPTLEVRVESVVAEGPDRTVPLVWFSNVDRSELEAALDADSTVDEYRQLLETTEAGQLFYRLQYSEAVSSVCSCVYRHGGTVLDAQISDGRWTLRLLFPYREGLSDAVAAIEDHGVRIDVKRMVEAGQGEDLETTAALTEPQQEAIAEAYRQGYYDVPREISLEELANELDISHQALSERLRRANRVLAGEQLEEPASEMATTD, from the coding sequence ATGACGACGATCGCAGAACTCTCGCTTTCGACCGACGCGTTCGCGCTCGCAGAGACCCTTCAGCAACGACCGACGCTCGAGGTCCGCGTCGAAAGCGTCGTCGCGGAGGGGCCGGATCGGACGGTCCCGCTCGTCTGGTTCTCGAACGTCGATCGGAGCGAACTCGAGGCGGCGCTCGATGCCGACTCGACCGTCGACGAGTACCGGCAGTTACTCGAGACGACCGAGGCCGGCCAACTGTTCTATCGGCTCCAGTACTCCGAGGCAGTCAGCTCGGTCTGTTCCTGTGTCTACAGACACGGGGGGACGGTTCTCGACGCCCAGATCTCGGACGGTCGATGGACGCTCCGGCTCCTCTTTCCCTATCGGGAGGGGCTCTCGGATGCCGTCGCTGCCATCGAGGACCACGGCGTCCGGATCGACGTCAAGCGCATGGTCGAGGCCGGCCAGGGGGAGGACCTCGAGACGACGGCGGCCCTGACCGAGCCCCAGCAGGAGGCCATCGCCGAAGCCTATCGCCAGGGCTACTACGACGTCCCGCGAGAGATCTCCCTCGAGGAGCTGGCGAACGAACTCGATATCTCCCATCAGGCGCTCTCCGAGCGGCTCCGCCGGGCGAACCGCGTACTCGCCGGCGAACAGTTAGAGGAGCCCGCAAGCGAGATGGCAACCACCGACTGA